The following proteins are co-located in the uncultured Draconibacterium sp. genome:
- a CDS encoding CoA-binding protein yields the protein MMGNKKTLVIGASENPARYSNKAIRALRFHNHDVIALAKRSGKVEDVVIQTEFPINEKVDTVSMYLGPSRQEEYYYQLVNLKPNRVIFNPGTENDELAALLTKSNIAVEEACTLVLLSIGAY from the coding sequence ATGATGGGGAATAAAAAAACGCTGGTTATTGGTGCCAGCGAAAATCCGGCGCGTTATTCAAACAAAGCCATCCGTGCTTTGCGCTTTCATAATCACGATGTAATAGCACTTGCAAAACGAAGTGGTAAAGTGGAGGATGTTGTTATTCAAACTGAATTTCCAATAAACGAAAAGGTGGACACGGTGAGTATGTATTTGGGGCCTAGCCGTCAGGAAGAATATTACTATCAGCTTGTTAATTTGAAACCAAACAGGGTTATTTTTAACCCGGGGACAGAGAACGATGAGCTTGCGGCACTTTTAACAAAAAGCAACATTGCCGTTGAAGAAGCCTGTACTTTGGTTTTGCTAAGTATTGGTGCCTACTAA
- the ispF gene encoding 2-C-methyl-D-erythritol 2,4-cyclodiphosphate synthase, producing MDFRIGQGYDVHRLAEGETLWLGGVLVPHSKGTVAHSDGDVIIHAICDALLGALKLRDIGTHFPDNAAEFKNIDSKILLKKSYDLVKEKGYEIVNIDSTISAQQPKLKPYIPEMEQTMAEVLGIDIDQVSVKATTTEKLGFEGREEGMSVNAVVLLKKS from the coding sequence ATGGATTTCAGAATTGGACAAGGATATGATGTACACCGTTTAGCCGAGGGAGAAACCCTGTGGTTAGGCGGTGTTCTGGTTCCTCACAGTAAAGGAACTGTAGCCCATTCCGATGGTGATGTTATTATTCATGCCATTTGCGATGCGCTGCTGGGAGCTTTAAAATTACGCGATATAGGTACCCATTTCCCCGATAATGCTGCTGAGTTTAAAAATATCGACAGCAAAATCCTGTTAAAAAAATCGTACGATTTGGTAAAGGAGAAAGGATACGAAATTGTAAATATCGATTCAACAATTAGTGCACAGCAACCGAAACTTAAACCATATATTCCAGAAATGGAACAAACCATGGCCGAAGTTTTGGGGATTGATATCGATCAGGTTTCGGTAAAAGCAACCACAACCGAGAAACTGGGTTTCGAAGGACGCGAAGAAGGAATGTCGGTAAACGCAGTGGTACTTCTTAAAAAATCATGA
- a CDS encoding thioredoxin family protein — protein sequence MFTEIKSFDEFLQLKENEEAVLAYFSTDACNVCRVLKPKVEELVNAEFPKIKLVYIKSDMLPEVAAQNQVFAAPTILIFFDGREYIRKSRNIGISELQQEIARPYSMIFEE from the coding sequence ATGTTTACCGAAATAAAATCATTCGACGAATTCTTGCAACTAAAAGAAAACGAGGAAGCAGTGTTGGCTTATTTTTCAACCGATGCCTGTAATGTGTGTAGGGTGTTAAAGCCAAAAGTAGAAGAGCTTGTTAATGCTGAATTTCCCAAAATTAAACTGGTTTACATCAAGTCGGACATGTTGCCCGAAGTTGCCGCCCAGAATCAGGTGTTTGCTGCACCTACCATTCTTATCTTTTTCGACGGCCGCGAATACATTCGGAAAAGCCGTAATATTGGCATAAGCGAACTGCAACAGGAAATAGCACGTCCTTATTCAATGATTTTTGAAGAATAA